In Micromonospora sp. LH3U1, one genomic interval encodes:
- a CDS encoding alpha-ketoacid dehydrogenase subunit beta, translated as MATETLTLGKALNTGLRRALENDPKVIIMGEDVGKLGGVFRITDGLQKDFGDQRVIDTPLAESGIIGTAVGLAIRGYRPICEIQFDGFVYPAYDQIVSQVAKMHYRSGGRLSIPMVIRIPFGGGIGAVEHHSESPEAYFAHTAGLKVVTCSNPQDAYVMIQQAIASDDPIVFLEPKRRYWEKGQVDLDAPLSDAYPLHSARVVRPGNAVTVLAYGPMVRTCLEAATAAAEDGRELEVIDLRSLSPLDLTAAYESVKRTGRAVVVHEAPSNIGLGAELAARITEECFYSLESPVLRVTGFDTPYPASRVEEEYLPDLDRVLDAVDRTFGW; from the coding sequence ATGGCCACGGAGACGCTCACCCTCGGCAAGGCCCTCAACACCGGCCTGCGCCGCGCCCTGGAGAACGACCCCAAGGTCATCATCATGGGCGAGGACGTCGGCAAACTCGGCGGCGTCTTCCGGATCACCGACGGGCTCCAGAAGGACTTCGGCGACCAGCGGGTGATCGACACCCCGCTGGCCGAGTCCGGCATCATCGGCACCGCGGTCGGTCTGGCCATCCGCGGTTACCGGCCGATCTGCGAGATCCAGTTCGATGGCTTCGTCTACCCCGCGTACGACCAGATCGTGTCGCAGGTGGCGAAGATGCACTACCGGTCGGGCGGCAGGCTCAGCATCCCCATGGTCATCCGGATTCCGTTCGGCGGCGGCATCGGCGCGGTCGAGCACCACTCCGAGTCGCCGGAGGCGTACTTCGCGCACACCGCCGGCCTGAAGGTGGTGACCTGCTCCAACCCGCAGGACGCGTACGTGATGATCCAGCAGGCCATCGCCTCGGACGACCCGATCGTCTTCCTGGAGCCCAAGCGTCGCTACTGGGAGAAGGGCCAGGTCGACCTGGACGCGCCGCTGTCCGACGCGTACCCCCTGCACTCGGCCCGGGTGGTGCGGCCCGGCAACGCCGTCACCGTGCTGGCGTACGGGCCGATGGTCCGGACCTGCCTGGAGGCGGCGACCGCTGCCGCCGAGGACGGCCGGGAGCTGGAGGTCATCGACCTGCGTTCGCTCTCCCCGCTGGACCTGACCGCGGCATACGAGTCGGTGAAGCGCACGGGCCGTGCGGTGGTGGTGCACGAGGCGCCGTCCAACATCGGCCTTGGCGCCGAGCTGGCCGCCCGGATCACCGAGGAGTGCTTCTACTCCCTGGAGTCGCCCGTGTTGCGGGTGACCGGCTTCGACACTCCCTACCCGGCCTCCCGGGTGGAGGAGGAGTACCTGCCCGACCTGGACCGGGTGCTCGACGCCGTCGACCGCACCTTCGGCTGGTGA
- a CDS encoding phosphatase PAP2 family protein, protein MGGGAELRPVTTRPGPGLRVARLVTEVTAPAVLVSLLIITVSWHSARRPGQGLVWGLLATLFVTGIPFAYIVGGVRRGRLTDHHVGRRDQRRAPLLVGLGSVAAGLALLAVLGAPRPVLALAVAGLVGLVVAVSVSHWWKISIHSAVAAGALVILMLTFGTRLVVAAPLLALVGWSRVRLRDHTVPQVLAGGVLGALIAAVVFGPLR, encoded by the coding sequence GTGGGCGGCGGTGCGGAACTCCGCCCGGTCACCACCCGACCCGGCCCAGGGTTGCGGGTCGCCCGGCTGGTCACCGAGGTGACCGCACCGGCCGTGCTCGTGTCGCTGCTGATCATCACCGTGAGCTGGCACAGCGCACGCCGCCCAGGTCAGGGCCTTGTCTGGGGTCTGCTCGCCACGCTCTTCGTCACCGGCATCCCGTTCGCCTACATCGTCGGCGGGGTACGCCGTGGTCGGCTCACCGACCACCATGTCGGCCGTCGGGACCAGCGCCGGGCGCCGCTGCTGGTCGGCCTCGGTTCGGTCGCGGCGGGGCTCGCCCTGCTCGCCGTGCTCGGCGCGCCCCGCCCGGTGCTGGCGCTGGCGGTGGCCGGGCTGGTCGGCCTCGTGGTCGCCGTGTCGGTGAGCCACTGGTGGAAAATCTCGATCCACTCGGCGGTGGCCGCCGGCGCTCTGGTCATCCTGATGCTGACCTTCGGGACCCGGCTGGTCGTCGCCGCACCGTTGCTGGCGTTGGTCGGCTGGTCCAGGGTGCGGCTGAGGGACCACACGGTGCCGCAGGTGCTGGCCGGTGGTGTGCTCGGCGCGCTGATCGCCGCGGTGGTCTTCGGCCCGCTGCGCTAG
- a CDS encoding GTPase, giving the protein MTNITGRVREAFRGDQRVDADALIARLDAVRRFLTAVDGLLPDAELVPAHTLVERAGTRLALSRDHTVVALAGATGSGKSSLFNALAQLELSPVGVRRPTTGVTHACVWGALEGANRLLDWTGVLPRHRFVRESALDADDETALHGLILLDLPDFDSVQRSHRLEVDRLLGLVDQVVWVVDPQKYADRVIHDSYLREFHRHRDVTLVVLNQSDRLPPAELPRVLDDLRRLLDTDGLTGVPLLSTTAIDPAGMVGLRSALERTVAERQAALRRLAGDVDTVVAGLDELVGSARPAGGPDDSAVNGLNRALAGAAGVPTVTAAVEQAYRHRAGASTGWPVVRGWRRLRPDPLRRLHLPGPTGDQADPAESLVAATSVPDPTAAQRSALGLAIRAVADRAAADLPAAWPGAVTSAARSRLGDLPDALDRTIAGTDLGLGRRPVWWRVVGGVQWLVTLAAVVGLGWLVLGYALRALGLPALDNPMVGQVPLPTVLLLGGLLAGLLVAALTRPVVRWAARRARYRAEQRLTAKVARVGEEYVLTPVRIVLGSYAQARDALRDAARR; this is encoded by the coding sequence GTGACCAACATCACCGGCCGGGTACGCGAGGCGTTCCGCGGGGACCAGCGGGTCGACGCCGACGCGCTGATCGCCCGACTGGACGCGGTACGCCGGTTCCTGACCGCGGTGGACGGCCTGCTGCCGGACGCCGAACTGGTGCCCGCGCACACTCTGGTCGAGCGGGCCGGCACCCGGCTCGCGCTGTCCCGGGACCACACCGTGGTCGCCCTGGCCGGGGCCACCGGCAGTGGCAAGTCCAGCCTCTTCAACGCGTTGGCCCAGCTGGAGCTCTCGCCGGTCGGAGTCCGCCGGCCGACCACCGGCGTCACCCACGCCTGCGTGTGGGGGGCGCTGGAGGGCGCCAACCGTCTGCTCGACTGGACCGGCGTGCTGCCCCGACACCGCTTCGTCCGGGAGAGCGCCCTCGACGCGGACGACGAGACGGCGCTGCACGGGCTGATCCTGCTCGACCTGCCCGACTTCGACTCGGTGCAGCGGTCCCACCGACTCGAGGTGGACCGTCTTCTCGGCCTCGTCGACCAGGTGGTCTGGGTGGTCGACCCGCAGAAGTACGCCGATCGGGTCATCCACGACAGCTACCTGCGCGAGTTCCACCGGCACCGCGACGTCACCCTTGTCGTGCTCAACCAGTCCGACCGGCTGCCCCCGGCCGAGTTGCCCCGGGTCCTGGACGACTTGCGCCGACTGCTCGACACGGACGGGCTGACCGGTGTGCCCCTGCTGTCCACCACCGCCATCGACCCGGCCGGGATGGTCGGGCTGCGCAGCGCGCTGGAGCGTACGGTCGCCGAGCGGCAGGCCGCGCTGCGCCGGCTCGCCGGTGACGTCGACACGGTTGTCGCCGGACTGGACGAGTTGGTCGGCTCGGCCCGGCCGGCGGGTGGGCCCGACGACTCAGCCGTCAACGGACTGAACCGGGCGTTGGCCGGGGCGGCCGGAGTGCCCACGGTCACCGCGGCCGTGGAGCAGGCGTACCGGCACCGGGCCGGCGCTTCCACCGGCTGGCCCGTGGTCCGGGGCTGGCGGCGGTTGCGACCCGACCCGCTGCGTCGCCTGCACCTGCCCGGCCCGACCGGCGACCAGGCCGACCCGGCGGAGAGCCTGGTCGCGGCCACCTCGGTACCGGACCCGACGGCTGCCCAGCGCTCGGCGCTCGGCCTCGCGATCCGCGCGGTGGCCGACCGGGCCGCCGCCGATCTGCCCGCCGCCTGGCCCGGCGCGGTGACCTCTGCCGCCCGGTCCCGCCTCGGCGACCTGCCGGACGCTCTGGACCGCACGATCGCCGGCACCGACCTCGGCCTCGGCCGTCGACCGGTGTGGTGGCGGGTCGTCGGCGGTGTGCAGTGGTTGGTCACCCTGGCCGCCGTGGTCGGGTTGGGTTGGCTGGTGCTCGGCTATGCGCTGCGGGCACTCGGCCTGCCCGCGCTGGACAACCCGATGGTCGGTCAGGTGCCACTGCCCACCGTGCTGCTGCTCGGCGGCCTGCTTGCCGGGCTGCTGGTGGCGGCGCTGACCCGGCCGGTGGTGCGCTGGGCCGCTCGCCGCGCCCGTTACCGCGCCGAGCAGCGGCTGACGGCGAAGGTCGCCCGGGTGGGCGAGGAGTACGTGTTGACGCCGGTGCGGATCGTGCTCGGCTCGTACGCGCAGGCACGCGACGCGCTGCGGGACGCCGCCCGCCGCTGA
- the pdhA gene encoding pyruvate dehydrogenase (acetyl-transferring) E1 component subunit alpha, with translation MAKGDPGGTTRSKRAAPRSRKGATGDPQLVQLLTPEGERIDSVIGPDGNEYRVDFTDEEYRGLYRDLVLVRKLDAEATALQRQGELGLWASLLGQEAAQVGSGRALRTQDMAFPTYREHGVLYCRGIDPIMPLGLFRGVDQGGWDPNEFKFNMYTIVIGAQTLHATGYAMGITMDGKTGTDDGEAAIAYFGDGATSQGDVNEAFVWASVFNAPLVFFCQNNQYAISEPLERQTRVPLYQRAAGFGFPGIRVDGNDVLASYAVTRTALDNARLGQGPSLIEAYTYRMGAHTTSDDPTRYRIASEVEAWQAKDPIARMKAFLEKQQIADAGFFAEVDEQARRESVHLRERVLDMPDPEPVTMFDHVYPNGSPLLDEQRAKFSRYMESFEGSAH, from the coding sequence ATGGCAAAGGGCGACCCCGGGGGCACCACCCGCAGCAAGCGGGCGGCACCCCGCTCCAGGAAGGGCGCGACCGGCGACCCTCAGCTGGTGCAGCTACTCACCCCCGAAGGCGAACGGATCGACAGCGTCATCGGGCCGGACGGCAACGAGTACCGCGTCGACTTCACCGACGAGGAATACCGCGGGCTCTACCGCGACCTGGTGCTCGTCCGAAAGCTGGACGCCGAGGCGACCGCTCTCCAGCGCCAGGGCGAGCTGGGCCTCTGGGCCAGCCTGCTCGGCCAAGAGGCCGCGCAGGTCGGCTCCGGGCGGGCGCTGCGTACCCAGGACATGGCCTTCCCGACCTACCGGGAGCACGGTGTCCTCTACTGCCGGGGAATCGACCCGATCATGCCGCTAGGCCTGTTCCGTGGTGTCGACCAGGGCGGCTGGGACCCGAACGAGTTCAAGTTCAACATGTACACGATCGTCATCGGTGCGCAGACCCTGCACGCAACCGGCTACGCCATGGGCATCACCATGGACGGCAAGACCGGCACCGACGACGGCGAGGCGGCGATCGCCTACTTCGGCGACGGGGCCACCAGCCAGGGCGACGTGAACGAGGCGTTCGTCTGGGCAAGCGTGTTCAACGCGCCGCTGGTCTTCTTCTGCCAGAACAACCAGTACGCGATCTCCGAGCCGCTGGAGCGGCAGACCCGTGTCCCGCTCTACCAGCGGGCCGCCGGGTTCGGCTTCCCCGGCATCCGGGTGGACGGCAACGACGTGCTGGCCTCGTACGCGGTCACCCGCACGGCGCTGGACAACGCCCGCCTCGGGCAGGGCCCGAGCCTCATCGAGGCGTACACCTATCGGATGGGCGCGCACACCACCTCCGACGACCCGACGCGCTACCGGATCGCCAGCGAAGTCGAGGCGTGGCAGGCCAAGGACCCGATCGCCCGGATGAAGGCCTTCCTGGAGAAGCAGCAGATCGCCGACGCGGGCTTCTTCGCCGAGGTCGACGAGCAGGCCCGCCGCGAGTCGGTGCACCTGCGCGAGCGGGTGCTCGACATGCCCGACCCGGAGCCGGTGACGATGTTCGACCACGTCTACCCGAACGGGTCTCCGCTGCTCGACGAGCAGCGCGCGAAGTTCAGCCGCTACATGGAGTCCTTCGAAGGGAGCGCCCACTGA
- a CDS encoding GTPase domain-containing protein has product MTTSGDSATRSGAPAVAARTGPPDAAEEPPATTGDGSLPGALSGLREAIGATRYPLALPTAGSARHTATALTYQLDDYLLPRLARLDAPLLVVVGGSTGAGKSTLVNSLVKARVSAAGVLRPTTRSPVLVCNPSDAAWFRQGDLLPGLTRTTEPSDDPRALHLVTAPALPAGLAFLDAPDIDSVVDANRALATQLLAAADLWLFVTTAARYADAVPWELLRSARARGAVIAMVLDRVPAEATHEIAAHLAEMLAEQDLGRAPLFVLPETWVDGQGLLPEGVTASLADWFARLAADSDARAAVVRQTLDGALAALHPAVEELADAADEQVVAADGLDERVRAAYRGAERTVEQGLRDGRLLRGEVLARWQEFVGTGEFFRTLEARIGRLRDRLVAAVSGRPAPAVELRNAIESQLVTLLRGVASEAAESAYTGWKAHPAGAGLLDPALAHPSDDLPERAERMVRDWQRGVLELVRVEGADKRFVARTAAYAVNATGLAVMIAVFASTAFIPTGLELATGAGTTVAAQAVLQAIFGDQAVRTLADKARADLLDRVRTLLGAEADRFLSRTADARPAADAGDGLRRAAGRVELARHRSGLSAGGDTRPTADEEGHR; this is encoded by the coding sequence GTGACGACGTCCGGCGATTCCGCCACCCGTTCCGGCGCGCCCGCCGTCGCAGCCCGCACCGGCCCGCCGGACGCCGCGGAGGAGCCGCCCGCCACCACCGGGGACGGCAGTCTCCCCGGCGCGCTGTCGGGCCTCCGGGAGGCGATCGGCGCGACCCGGTATCCCCTCGCACTGCCCACCGCCGGCTCCGCCCGGCACACCGCCACCGCCCTCACCTATCAGCTCGACGACTACCTGCTGCCCCGGCTCGCACGGCTGGACGCCCCACTGCTCGTGGTGGTCGGCGGCTCGACCGGCGCGGGCAAGTCGACCCTGGTCAACAGCCTGGTCAAGGCCCGGGTCAGCGCGGCCGGTGTGCTCCGGCCGACCACCCGCTCCCCGGTGCTGGTCTGCAACCCGTCCGACGCGGCCTGGTTTCGGCAGGGTGACCTGCTGCCCGGGCTGACCCGCACCACCGAGCCGAGCGACGATCCGCGCGCCCTGCACCTCGTAACCGCCCCGGCCCTGCCCGCCGGGCTGGCCTTCCTCGACGCGCCCGACATCGATTCGGTGGTCGACGCCAACCGGGCGCTCGCCACCCAACTACTGGCCGCCGCCGACCTCTGGCTGTTCGTCACCACCGCCGCCCGGTACGCCGACGCGGTGCCCTGGGAGCTGCTGCGCAGCGCCCGGGCGCGAGGCGCGGTGATCGCCATGGTGCTGGACCGGGTGCCCGCGGAGGCCACCCACGAGATCGCCGCGCACCTGGCCGAGATGCTCGCCGAACAGGACCTCGGCCGGGCGCCGCTGTTCGTGCTGCCCGAGACCTGGGTCGACGGTCAGGGGCTGCTGCCCGAGGGTGTGACCGCATCGTTGGCCGACTGGTTCGCCCGGCTGGCCGCCGATTCGGACGCGCGGGCCGCGGTGGTCCGGCAGACGCTGGACGGGGCGCTGGCCGCGCTTCACCCCGCCGTCGAGGAGCTGGCCGACGCCGCCGACGAGCAGGTCGTCGCCGCCGACGGGCTGGACGAACGGGTCCGGGCCGCGTACCGGGGTGCCGAGCGCACCGTCGAGCAGGGGCTTCGGGACGGCCGCCTGCTCCGGGGTGAGGTGCTCGCCCGCTGGCAGGAGTTCGTCGGCACCGGGGAGTTCTTCCGCACCCTGGAGGCACGGATCGGCCGCCTCCGGGACCGGCTCGTAGCCGCTGTCAGCGGCCGACCGGCCCCCGCCGTCGAGCTGCGCAACGCCATCGAGTCGCAGCTGGTGACGCTGCTGCGCGGGGTGGCCTCGGAGGCCGCCGAATCCGCGTACACCGGGTGGAAGGCACACCCGGCGGGCGCTGGGCTGCTCGACCCGGCGCTCGCCCACCCGAGCGACGACCTACCTGAACGCGCCGAACGAATGGTCCGGGACTGGCAGCGCGGGGTGCTGGAACTGGTCCGGGTCGAGGGCGCCGACAAGCGGTTCGTGGCCCGCACCGCCGCGTACGCGGTCAACGCCACTGGGCTGGCCGTGATGATCGCCGTCTTCGCCTCCACCGCATTCATCCCGACCGGGCTGGAGTTGGCCACCGGAGCCGGCACCACGGTTGCCGCGCAGGCCGTACTTCAGGCGATCTTCGGCGACCAGGCGGTGCGTACCCTCGCCGACAAGGCCCGCGCCGACCTGCTGGACCGGGTGCGGACGCTGCTCGGCGCGGAGGCCGACCGCTTCTTGAGCCGCACCGCCGACGCCCGCCCCGCCGCGGACGCCGGCGACGGGCTGCGCCGGGCCGCCGGCCGGGTCGAGCTGGCCCGGCACCGCAGCGGCCTGTCCGCCGGCGGCGACACCCGGCCGACCGCAGACGAGGAGGGCCACCGGTGA